The sequence TGCCGTAGCGacggggggcggggcgagggggcggCTGGAGCCGGGGGCGGCACGTGCGTGAGGggcgggggggatttggggtcccggggggggattgggggtcccgggggggggatcgAGCTGCCAGGGGGGCAGATTCGGGGTCCGGGGGGCGgatttggggtcccggggggggattgggggtcccgggggggggatcgAGCTCCCGGGGGGCAGATTCGGGGTccagggggggatttggggtccgggggggcagatttggggtTCTGGGGGGGATCGAGCTCCCGGGGGGGCAGattgggggtccgggggggatttggggtccggggggggcagatttggggtcctgggggggatcgAGCTCCCggggggggcagatttggggtccggggggggggatttggggtcccgggggggcagatttggggtccggggggggaatttggggtgccggggggggcagatttggggtccgggggggatttgggctcccggggggggcagatttggggtcctgggggggatttggggtcccgggggggcagatttggggtcCGGGAGGGGAatttggggtgccggggggggatTGAGCTCCTgggggggcagatttggggtcctggggggggttgggggggcggATCGGGCCCTCGGGGCCCCATGGGGGAGATGAGGGGGGGCTCAGGGGTTCGGGGgggccccgtgcccccccccgctgagcccccccgtccccccccagggcaggagctgggggcgGCCCGACCCCACCATGgcagcaccccgcagcccccccgcagcccccctcgggcagggcccccccgcgccgggcaaGGGCCGGGGGCCAGGtatgggggggcacggggggggcactggggagatGGGGGGGCATTGGGGATCCGGGGGGACATTGGGGGTCCGGGGCGCCaagggggggcactggggggccggggggggcaataagggtctgggggggccattgggggggtggagggggcaataggggtcgggggggccattggggggctggggggcaatgggggagcattgggggggccatgggggtctgggggggcaataggggtctggggggggcccggAGGAGCTTGAAGGGGGCAATAGGGAtcggggggggcagtggggccgggggggcaatGAGGGGCgatgggggggcactgggggctggggggcactgggggggtgccggggcaggacggggggcgggggggggctccgaggggctccccccaccccgggggtctcgggggggggtccgggcccccccccaccGACGGCCGCAGCAGGCGCCGGGGGGCCGAGACGGCGCCGGGGGGCCGAGACGcggcggctgcagcgggggcCGGCGGTGAGCAACCGGGGGGGGCGGccgctgtgtccccccccccacgaTGTCCCCCCCCCATGatgtcccccccccggggtgaCGTGTCCCCCCCggtgacccccccggccccccccagggtGAGGAGGGGTCGATGGCGGAGCCGCCGCAGAGCTGCGAGGGGGCCGagggcccgcggcgcccgcgTGACCCGGAGGTGCGTGCGAGGGGCGTGCGAGGGGCGTGCAAGGGGCGTGCAAGGGGCGTGCACGAGGGCGggggggccttgcacgagggccttgcacgagggcagcagggtgggggCCCCGCACGAGGGTGGCGCGTTggggccttgcacgagggtgTTGCACGAGGGTGttgcacgagggccttgcacgagggccttgcacaAGGGTGTTGCACGAGGGCGGTTCACGAGGGTGTCGCACaagggccttgcacgagggccttgcacgagggcagcagggtggggcCCCGCACGAGGGTGGCGCGTTggggccttgcacgagggtgttgcacgagggccttgcacgagggccttgcacgagggccttgcacaAGGGTGTTGCACGAGGGTGTTGCATGAGGGCGGTTCACGAGGCTGTCGCACAAGGGTGttgcacgagggccttgcacaAGGGTGTTGCACAAGGGTGTTGCACGAGGGCGGTTCACGAGGGTGTCGCACAAGGGTGttgcacgagggccttgcacaAGGGTGTTGCACAAGGGTGTTGCACAAGGGCGGTTCACGAGGGTGTCGCACAAGGGTGttgcacgagggccttgcacaAGGGTGTTGCACAAGGGTGTTGCACGAGGGCGGTTCACGAGGGTGTCGCACAAGGGTGttgcacgagggccttgcacaAGGGTGTTGCACAAGGGTGTTGCACGAGGGCGGTTCACGAGGGTGTCGCACAAGGGTGTTGCACAAGGGCCTTGCACAAGGGTGTTGCACAAGGGTGTTGCACAAGGGCGGTTCACGAGGGTGTCGCACAAGGGTGttgcacgagggccttgcacaAGGGTGTTGCACAAGGGTGTTGCACGAGGGCGGTTCACGAGGGTGTCGCACAAGGGTGttgcacgagggccttgcacaAGGGTGTTGCACAAGGGTGTTGCACAAGGGCGGTTCACGAGGGTGTCGCACAAGGGTGttgcacgagggccttgcacaAGGGTGTCGCACGAGGGGGGTCGCATGAGGGGGTCACACGAGGGCCTTGCACAAGTGCCCTGCACGAGGGTGTCGCACGAGGGTGTCACACGAGAGGGGGTCAcacgagggccttgcacgagggccttgcacgagggtgTCGCACGAGGGGGGGTCGCATGAGGGGGTCGCATGGGGGGTCACACGAGGGTGTCGCACAAGGGGGGGGTCACACGAGGGCCTTGCACAAGGGGGGGGTCACACGAGGGGGGTCACACGAGGGGGGATCACACGAGAGCGTTGCACGAGGGGGGGGTCACACAAGGGTGGTTCACGGGGGGGTCACACGAGGGTGTCGCACAAGGGGGGTCACACAAGGGTGTTGCATGGGGGGTCACACGAGGGTGGTTCACACGAAGGGGGGGGTCACACGAGGGTGTTGCACGAGAGGGTCACACGAAGGGGGGGTCACACAAGGGGGGGGTCACACGCGGGGGTCCCCCCgcaggggcacccatgggtgcgggTGCGGCGCCTGGACGCCCTGCGACACGCCCTGGCCACCCGCCGCGCCCGCCTGGGCCACCTGCAGCGCCTGCACCGGGGACACCGCCCCCCCCGACGCCCCCCCGACGCCGCCCCCACCCTCCAGGTGCGCACCGgggaccctgccacccccccgAGCCGCCCTGGGGACACTCTGGGGACACTGTgacccttggggacaccctgggggccctgccaccccccggggaccctggggacaccccggggaccctgccaccccctggggaccctggggaccccgaCACCCCCCGGGGACCCCTGAGCCCCCCGGGGACCCTGCCACCCTTGGGGACACGCTTGGGGACCCTGTCACCCctcagggaccctggggaccctctcacccttggggacaccccagagACCCTGCCACCCCCCGGGGACCCTGCCACCCTTGGGGACACGCTTGGGGACCCTGTCACCCctcagggaccctggggaccctgccacccttggggacaccccagagACCCTGccaccccctggggaccccctgggGACCCTCTCACCCTTGGGGACACTCCGACACCCCCCGGGGACCCTGACagccttggggacaccctgggagccttggggacaccctgacacccccctggggacccggggacaccctgggggccctgccaccccccggggaccctggggaccccgacacccccctggggacccctgAGCCACCTGGGGACACTCAGGGGACCCTGCCACCCCCCGGGGACCCTgggacccttggggacaccctggggaccctgccaCCCCCCTGGAGACCCTGGGGACACGCTGGGGACACCCTGCCACCCCCCTGGGGACTCTGACACCCTTgggggcaccccagggaccctgccacccccctggggaccctggggacaccctgggacCCCGT comes from Dromaius novaehollandiae isolate bDroNov1 unplaced genomic scaffold, bDroNov1.hap1 HAP1_SCAFFOLD_242, whole genome shotgun sequence and encodes:
- the LOC135325767 gene encoding outer dynein arm-docking complex subunit 3-like codes for the protein MAEPPQSCEGAEGPRRPRDPEGHPWVRVRRLDALRHALATRRARLGHLQRLHRGHRPPRRPPDAAPTLQGLEGRLEAARLRAQEAERLGGLYRCLRAHLEVPPPMGAGGLWVLGALGGGS